From the genome of Streptomyces spinoverrucosus:
GACGGCCTTGTTCGCGGTGGCTTCCAGGTCCGCCGCCGGTTCGCGGTGGCGCGCCTCGCGCACTCGGTCGAAGACGACGACGGTGTCATTGACGGAGTACCCGATGACCGTGAGCAGGGCCGCCAGGAAGACGCTGTCGACGGGCTTGCCGAGCCAGGCGAACAGGCCCACCACAAGCAGCACGTCGTGCACCATGGCCGAGACCGCCGCGGCGGCGAACGTCCACCGGAACCGCACGCTGAGGTAGATCAGCTGGGCCGCGACGGCGATGCCGAGCGCGATGAGCGCGTGCCGGCGCAGTTCGTCGCCGAGGCTCGGGCCGATCAGCTCGTCCCGCTCGACGGTCACCTCCCCGCCCTCATTCGCCAGCGCCGTTCTGATCGTGTGCTGCTGGTCGTTGCTCAGCTCACCGGTGCGTACCGAGATGTCCCCGTTCCCCGACTCCTGCACCACTGCGCGGGGGAACCCGGCGTCCGTGACCGCCGCCCGTGCCGTGTCCACGTCGACGGGCCTGCTGGTGCTGTACTCCACCAGGCGCCCGCCGGTGAACTCCACCCCGAAGTCCAGGCCGCGCAGGCCGATTCCGGCGACGGCGACCACGATCAGCAGCGCGCTGAGGCCGAGCCAGCGGCGCCGGTGGTGCACCAGGCGGGGTTTGCGGTGCGCGAGCCAGGCACGCACCCGGCCGGTGGAGGTGATCCCGGTCAGACCGGGCCGGTTACGCACGAAGCGGCGCCGGATCGCGAAGTCGGCGATGACCCGGGTGATCACCAGGGCCGAGATCATCGAGACCAGGACACCGATGGAGAGCGTGACGCCGAAACCCTTGACGGGTCCGGTCGCGAAGAAGAAGAGCAGCCCGGACGCGAGCAGCGTGGTCACATTCGAGTCGACGACCGCGCTCCAGGTCTTTCCGAAGCCGGTGCGCAGCGACTTGTCCAGATGCGCCGAGGCCGACTTCAGAGCGCGGACTCCCAGATACTCCTCGCGGGCACGCTCGAAGACCAGCACGTTCGCGTCCACTGCCATGCCGATCGCCAGGACGAAACCGGCGAGTCCGGGCAGTGTCAGGGTCGCGCCCAGGGCGACCAGTGCGGCGTAGGAGATCAGCGAGTACAGCGCGAGCGCGATGGTGGCCATGGCGCCGAGCAACCGGTAGACGACGAGGATGAACAGCCCCGTCAGGGCGAGCCCGATGATCGCGGCCTGGGTGCTGGCGGCGATGGCGTCGGCACCGAGCGTGGGGCCGACGGTGCGCTGCTCCACGACCTCTACGGGCACCGGCAGCGCACCGCCCTTGACGAGCGCTGCCAGCTCGCGAGCCTCTTCCCGGCCGAAGCCGCCGGTGATCTGCGTGGAGCCGCCGGAGATGCCGACCTTGCACGCAACGTCCGCGTTGACGCCGGGCGCCGAAAGGACCTTGCCGTCCAGGACGATGGCGACGCGCCGCTCGGGGGCGCCCTGCGGGGCACAGGCAGCCGCCCCGGTGATCCGTGCCCAGTCCTTGCCTGCCTGCCCGTGGAAGGCGAGGTTGACCATCCAGCCCGACATCGTCTGCTGGTCGAGCACCGCCTCGGCGTCCTTGACGCCCTCGCCGGTGAGGGCGGTGGGCCCGAGCTTGAGGAACGCCCCCTTCTGGTCGGGGTCGGCCAGGGTGCGCGAGCCGTCCCCGGCCGGCTTCCCCTTGTTCTCGTCCTGCTTGTCCGTCACGCCCTGCACCGGGTGGACGGTCAACTGCGCGGTACGGCCGATGACTTCGGCGGCCTCGCGCGGGTCCTGAACGCCGGGCAGCTCGACGAAGATCCGCTGCTGTCCCGACCGGTACAGGCTCGGCTCGGACACACCGAGCGCGTCGATCCGCTGGCGGAGCACCTCCAGGGCCCGCTGGGTCGATTCGGGATCGGCCTCGACGATGGGTGAGTCCTTGGTCTCCAGGACGATCTGGGTGCCGCCGCGCAGGTCGAGGCCGAGGCGGGCGGACTGAGTGAGAGCGAAGAAGAGCGCGGCGGCGATCACACCTAGGGCGACGATCGCCCGCCACATGGGCGCGCGAGACATGAGTTCTCCACGATGGGCAGGCAGACGGAACCGACGTCTGCGCCGGGCGCGGAGGCGAACGGTCAGGCGTCGATACGGACTTCAGTGCTCCACCGCGACGGCGGCCCGCGCGGCCGACACACGTGCCCGCCCCGGCCCGCTCCCGCGGCCGAGACCACCACGGCCACGGCAGGACCGCCGACAGCGCGGTGCGGGGCTGCCTCCCCGGCGCCAGGGCCCAGGAAGCCGTGGATCGGGTACGGCACGGCGGGGGCGTGGGCGGGCGCGGGGTGCGCCACGGTGACGGGTCGCTGCACGTCGGCGGTCGCGGACGCCTGCGCGGTCGCCGTCGCGGCCGTGCCCGTCGAGGACAGGCGGGACGACGACTTGGCCGACACCGGCAGGAGGAAGGTCAGGACCGCGAGCAGCGCGGAGAGCACGACGGTGGCCGGACGCGTGGGGTGTGCGCGGTGCTGCTGCACGCCTCTTGCCCCCGGTCAAGTCGTCGTACCAAATCAGCAGTTGGGCACTGCGAGCCGACGCTCGGCTCGTCCGGCCATCAGTGACACGAACGCCGTCGGGCGCCCGGAGGTTCCCGACTCACCGCAGGAAGATTGCAGTCGGCTGCCTGCGCGCCGGTGCGCCGGTGAAGGCGGCACGCAAGTGCGGGGAAGGACGTAGGGCGCGGCGGAGGTATGGCCCCCTGAGCCCGTGCCGCCGCACCTCGGCAGCCGGAGTCGGTTACGCCCCTTCTTTCAGACGGGGTTCCGCAGAGGGGCGGGTGATGGCGCGATCACCGCCAGGTGATGACGATGTTCCGTCCGCTTACTTGATAGTGACCAGGCACTCGTGCCGTACGCGGATATCGGGAAGGCGGATGAGCTCGGTTTTGCCGTGGCGCATCCCGGGTCGGCAGGCCCAGGAAAACAAACCCCAGGCCACTGACCTGGGGTTTCATCATGGAGCGGGTGACGAGAATCGAACTCGCGCTCTCAGCTTGGGAAGCTTGGGTTCTACGGGCTCGATAGCCCCGCTGACCTGCTGTCGAGCCGCGTCATGACCTGAGGGCGCCTCTGGGTGGTGACCGCTGTTCCCCGTGGTTCCCTGCAGTATCTGGCACGGGTCTGGCACGGGGCGCGTTCAGGCGGGTTGGTCAGTCGCGCCGCGAACCCGGCACGCCGATAACGGATCCGAGATCGGTGGAGGCGGTCAACGAGTGGGCCGCGGCCCTGAGGTCGTTCTCCCATCCCGGGAGTTCGTCCGGTTCCATCCATTCGCTGTAGTCCGCTGCGACGGAGAGGAACTGTGTCTCCTCCGGTGTGAGGGCTGCGACCGTCATCGACAGCCGGTTGGCTACGTCCATGGGGCCCAGCTCGCTTTTCGCGAGACCGAACGCGAGGTTCACGAGGAGCCAGCGGCCGGCTGTCTCCTCGTCGGGAAGGGGTATGCCGAGTTCGTTCAGGGCTTGGACGTACAGTTCACGGATCTCGGTCTCGTCGCTCCTGCGTGGCAGGCCGGCCAGTTCGCGCAGGGCGGGGGAATCACGCCCGTCGACGAGCGCATGAGCAGCGAGCATCGGGAGCTCCTCGGGTGGGAGTACCTCCGCCACATACCGCCAAGCGCTGTGCTGCAACCGGTCCATACGCCCATCGTGAGAGCAACGAGCCATCCTGGCCACCTGATTACTGTTCTGGCCTCGGCTTCTTTTTGCCCTTGGGTTTACC
Proteins encoded in this window:
- the secD gene encoding protein translocase subunit SecD, whose amino-acid sequence is MSRAPMWRAIVALGVIAAALFFALTQSARLGLDLRGGTQIVLETKDSPIVEADPESTQRALEVLRQRIDALGVSEPSLYRSGQQRIFVELPGVQDPREAAEVIGRTAQLTVHPVQGVTDKQDENKGKPAGDGSRTLADPDQKGAFLKLGPTALTGEGVKDAEAVLDQQTMSGWMVNLAFHGQAGKDWARITGAAACAPQGAPERRVAIVLDGKVLSAPGVNADVACKVGISGGSTQITGGFGREEARELAALVKGGALPVPVEVVEQRTVGPTLGADAIAASTQAAIIGLALTGLFILVVYRLLGAMATIALALYSLISYAALVALGATLTLPGLAGFVLAIGMAVDANVLVFERAREEYLGVRALKSASAHLDKSLRTGFGKTWSAVVDSNVTTLLASGLLFFFATGPVKGFGVTLSIGVLVSMISALVITRVIADFAIRRRFVRNRPGLTGITSTGRVRAWLAHRKPRLVHHRRRWLGLSALLIVVAVAGIGLRGLDFGVEFTGGRLVEYSTSRPVDVDTARAAVTDAGFPRAVVQESGNGDISVRTGELSNDQQHTIRTALANEGGEVTVERDELIGPSLGDELRRHALIALGIAVAAQLIYLSVRFRWTFAAAAVSAMVHDVLLVVGLFAWLGKPVDSVFLAALLTVIGYSVNDTVVVFDRVREARHREPAADLEATANKAVIQTLPRTVNTGMGALFILAALAVLGGDSLADFSVALIAGVVIGMASTVFTAVPIAVQLEGSHPAPPARPGRSEDNGARSPLERRGRARDSGAVV